The Xanthomonas indica genome has a segment encoding these proteins:
- a CDS encoding RHS repeat-associated core domain-containing protein, protein MSWIGLLWVLVLALPLQALAETVEYFHTDALGTPIAVTDASGNLIETSEYEPYGKLLNRPVTDGPGFTGHVQDAATGLTYMQQRYYDPNLGRFLSLDPVGTDSYKDRNFNGYWYGNDNPYAFSDSDGRCTGSHIESKDGTCVSSGDFTTQGPGPTMRGAQSVVHQAYIEAQLGFDPSAAFAAADLTSIPMFCESPADCATIRQQNLYAQGKISKDELMEHYEAQGGGALVGMGALAVGYVVVRFPAALSAAGTAIRFIRLGYEINGGKNFRIAPFGNRTGHPIGRWPHYHRRVTDVKGETLPGQGIGRHRPWESKSTDKSFWDKF, encoded by the coding sequence ATGTCGTGGATCGGGTTGCTCTGGGTGCTGGTGCTTGCGCTCCCGCTGCAAGCGCTGGCCGAAACGGTGGAGTACTTCCACACCGATGCGCTGGGCACGCCGATCGCGGTGACCGACGCCAGCGGCAACCTCATTGAGACAAGCGAGTACGAACCTTACGGCAAGTTGCTCAATCGGCCTGTGACTGATGGGCCTGGGTTTACCGGGCACGTGCAGGATGCGGCGACTGGTCTAACTTACATGCAGCAGAGGTACTATGATCCGAACTTGGGGCGGTTTTTGAGTTTGGATCCGGTAGGTACTGATAGCTATAAAGACAGGAATTTCAATGGGTATTGGTACGGGAATGATAACCCTTATGCTTTTTCGGATTCAGATGGAAGATGTACTGGTTCACATATAGAGAGTAAAGATGGGACATGTGTTAGTTCGGGGGATTTTACTACCCAGGGTCCTGGACCAACGATGCGAGGCGCGCAATCTGTTGTGCATCAAGCGTACATAGAGGCTCAACTTGGTTTTGATCCTAGTGCCGCCTTCGCAGCGGCTGATTTGACCTCAATACCTATGTTTTGTGAGTCTCCAGCTGACTGCGCGACCATCAGGCAGCAAAATCTCTACGCTCAAGGAAAAATAAGTAAAGATGAGTTAATGGAGCACTATGAGGCTCAGGGTGGTGGGGCTCTTGTGGGGATGGGGGCCTTAGCGGTGGGGTACGTTGTTGTAAGATTCCCTGCTGCCTTGTCGGCTGCAGGTACGGCGATCAGGTTTATTAGGCTTGGCTACGAAATAAACGGTGGAAAAAATTTCCGTATTGCGCCATTTGGAAATAGAACGGGCCATCCTATTGGAAGGTGGCCGCATTACCATCGAAGAGTGACAGATGTGAAGGGTGAGACGCTTCCGGGTCAGGGTATAGGACGGCATCGGCCATGGGAATCAAAATCTACAGATAAATCTTTTTGGGACAAATTCTGA
- the htpG gene encoding molecular chaperone HtpG — translation MSVETQKETLGFQTEVKQLLQLMIHSLYSNKEIFLRELISNASDAADKLRFEALVKPELLDGDAQLRIRIGFDKEAGTVTIDDNGIGMSREEIVAHLGTIAKSGTSEFLKHLSGDQKKDSHLIGQFGVGFYSAFIVADQVDVYSRRAGLPASEGVHWSSRGEGEFEVATVEKAERGTRILLHLKDDEKGFADGWKLRGIVRKYSDHIALPIEFHKEHYGEDKDKPEAPEWETVNRASALWTRPRTEIKDEEYQELYKHIAHDHENPVAWSHNKVEGKLEYTSLLYVPGRAPFDLYQRDASRGLKLYVQRVFIMDQAEQFLPLYLRFIKGIVDSSDLPLNVSREILQSGPVIDSMKSALTKRALDMLEKLAKDDAERYQGVWKNFGQVLKEGPAEDFGNREKIAGLLRFASTHGSDGAQTVSLADYVARMQDGQDKLYYLTGESYAQIKDSPHLEVFRKKGIEVLLLTDRIDEWLMSYLTEFDGKSFVDVARGDLDLGKLDSEEEKQAKEEAAKAKQGLVERIQNVLKDDVAEVRVSHRLTDSPAILAIGQGDLGLQMRQILEASGQKLPESKPVFEFNPAHPLIEKLDAEADGERFGDLAKVLFDQAALAAGDSLKDPAAYVRRLNKLLLELSV, via the coding sequence ATGAGCGTGGAAACCCAAAAAGAAACCCTGGGCTTTCAGACCGAGGTCAAGCAGCTGCTGCAGCTGATGATCCATTCGCTGTATTCCAACAAGGAGATCTTCCTGCGCGAGCTGATCTCCAATGCCTCCGACGCCGCCGACAAGCTGCGCTTCGAGGCGCTGGTCAAGCCGGAGTTGCTGGACGGCGACGCACAACTGCGCATCCGCATCGGCTTCGACAAGGAGGCCGGCACCGTCACCATCGACGACAACGGCATCGGCATGAGCCGCGAGGAGATCGTCGCGCACCTGGGCACCATCGCCAAGTCCGGCACCTCCGAGTTCCTCAAGCACCTGTCCGGCGACCAGAAGAAGGATTCGCACCTGATCGGCCAGTTCGGCGTGGGTTTCTACAGCGCCTTCATCGTCGCCGACCAAGTCGACGTGTACAGCCGCCGCGCCGGGCTGCCGGCCAGCGAAGGCGTGCACTGGTCCTCGCGCGGCGAGGGCGAGTTCGAAGTCGCCACGGTCGAGAAGGCCGAGCGCGGCACCCGCATCTTGCTGCACCTGAAGGACGACGAGAAGGGCTTTGCCGACGGCTGGAAGCTGCGCGGCATCGTGCGCAAATATTCCGACCACATCGCCCTGCCGATCGAGTTTCACAAGGAACACTACGGCGAGGACAAGGACAAGCCCGAGGCCCCGGAATGGGAAACCGTCAACCGCGCCAGCGCGCTGTGGACGCGCCCGCGCACCGAGATCAAGGATGAGGAATACCAGGAACTGTACAAGCACATCGCCCACGACCACGAGAACCCGGTGGCGTGGAGCCACAACAAGGTCGAGGGCAAGCTCGAGTACACCTCGCTGCTGTACGTGCCCGGCCGCGCGCCGTTCGACCTGTACCAGCGCGACGCCTCGCGCGGGCTCAAGCTGTACGTGCAGCGCGTCTTCATCATGGACCAGGCCGAGCAGTTCCTACCGCTGTACCTGCGCTTCATCAAGGGCATCGTCGATTCCAGCGACCTGCCGCTGAACGTCTCGCGCGAGATCCTGCAGTCCGGCCCGGTGATCGACTCGATGAAGTCGGCGCTGACCAAGCGCGCGCTGGACATGCTGGAGAAGCTGGCCAAGGACGACGCCGAGCGCTACCAGGGCGTGTGGAAGAACTTCGGCCAGGTGCTGAAGGAAGGCCCGGCCGAGGACTTCGGCAACCGCGAGAAGATCGCCGGCCTGCTGCGCTTCGCCTCCACCCACGGCAGCGACGGCGCGCAGACCGTGTCGCTGGCCGACTACGTGGCGCGGATGCAGGACGGCCAGGACAAGCTGTACTACCTGACCGGCGAGAGCTACGCGCAGATCAAGGACAGCCCGCACCTGGAGGTGTTCCGCAAGAAGGGCATCGAAGTGCTGCTGCTCACCGACCGCATCGACGAGTGGCTGATGAGCTACCTCACCGAGTTCGACGGCAAGTCCTTCGTCGACGTGGCGCGCGGCGACCTGGACCTGGGCAAGCTCGACAGCGAGGAAGAGAAGCAGGCCAAGGAAGAAGCGGCCAAGGCCAAGCAGGGCCTCGTCGAGCGCATCCAGAACGTGCTCAAGGACGACGTGGCCGAGGTGCGCGTCTCGCACCGCCTGACCGACTCGCCGGCGATCCTGGCCATCGGCCAGGGCGACCTGGGCCTGCAGATGCGGCAGATCCTCGAAGCCAGCGGCCAGAAGCTGCCCGAGAGCAAGCCGGTGTTCGAGTTCAACCCCGCGCACCCGCTGATTGAGAAGCTGGACGCAGAAGCCGATGGCGAGCGCTTCGGCGACCTGGCCAAGGTGCTGTTCGATCAGGCGGCGCTGGCGGCTGGCGACAGCCTAAAGGATCCGGCGGCGTATGTGCGGCGGCTCAACAAGTTGTTGTTGGAGTTGTCGGTGTAA
- a CDS encoding AAA family ATPase yields MRICITGPTGAGKTTLARRLGRRLRIACHALDDLHGVRGAEGDMRRPLEETLSLLQRIVDDERWIVEGAQFKWADAALARADHIVVIDAPSWRTTLQIVLRPGRQWLGLEAYACRPRLARLPGAATTTARSALLRTKLTPFRARTLLIRHSRARLPPSLG; encoded by the coding sequence ATGCGGATCTGCATCACGGGCCCCACCGGCGCCGGCAAGACCACCCTGGCGCGCCGGCTCGGCCGCCGTCTCCGTATTGCCTGCCACGCGTTGGACGATCTGCACGGGGTCCGCGGTGCCGAGGGGGACATGCGCCGCCCGCTCGAGGAAACGCTGTCGCTGTTGCAGCGCATCGTCGACGACGAACGCTGGATCGTCGAAGGCGCGCAGTTCAAATGGGCCGACGCGGCGCTCGCGCGCGCCGACCACATCGTGGTGATCGATGCGCCGTCCTGGCGCACCACCCTGCAGATCGTGCTGCGGCCGGGCCGGCAGTGGCTGGGCCTGGAGGCTTACGCCTGTCGCCCGCGCTTGGCGCGGCTGCCTGGAGCCGCGACGACCACTGCGAGGAGCGCGCTGTTGCGGACCAAACTGACGCCGTTCCGCGCCAGGACCCTGTTGATCCGCCACAGCCGCGCGCGATTGCCGCCGTCGCTGGGCTAG
- the rsmD gene encoding 16S rRNA (guanine(966)-N(2))-methyltransferase RsmD — translation MSRPGTGQVRIIGGRWRNTRLPVPDLAGLRPTSDRVRETLFNWLQPVLPGARVLDLFAGSGALGLEAVSRGAAAAVLVERDPGQAAQLRATVARLQAQDQVQVVQGDALRWLAEPPAEALADIAFVDPPFAAGLWDAVLQRLPDRLAADAWLYLESPAGQGPAPPAPWALYREGGSREVRAALYRRTAATLPGDLHAVPDA, via the coding sequence ATGAGCCGTCCCGGCACCGGCCAGGTGCGGATCATCGGTGGGCGCTGGCGCAACACGCGGCTGCCGGTGCCGGACCTGGCCGGGCTGCGCCCGACCTCCGACCGGGTCCGCGAGACCCTGTTCAACTGGCTGCAGCCGGTCCTGCCCGGGGCGCGCGTGCTGGACCTGTTCGCCGGCAGCGGCGCGCTCGGGCTGGAGGCGGTGTCGCGCGGCGCGGCCGCTGCGGTGCTGGTCGAACGCGATCCGGGCCAGGCGGCGCAGTTGCGCGCCACGGTCGCGCGGCTACAGGCGCAGGATCAGGTGCAGGTGGTGCAGGGCGATGCGCTGCGCTGGCTGGCCGAGCCGCCGGCAGAGGCCCTGGCGGACATCGCCTTCGTCGATCCGCCGTTCGCCGCCGGGCTGTGGGACGCGGTGCTGCAACGCCTGCCGGACCGGCTGGCGGCCGACGCCTGGCTGTACCTGGAGTCGCCGGCCGGGCAGGGGCCGGCGCCGCCGGCACCCTGGGCGCTGTACCGCGAGGGCGGCAGCCGCGAGGTGCGCGCTGCCCTGTACCGGCGCACCGCTGCTACACTTCCCGGCGACCTTCACGCGGTACCCGACGCATGA
- a CDS encoding RHS repeat protein yields the protein MFKARLVIGMVLLCLCARVYAADDVAPYEEYEKKIKASQVVGPLKGDIFGESVSLYDRSVSFHATDVSVPGNNALPVSLGREFKVMNRRQEYVAKGFGDWEIDTPRVYGEFLAEKGWMTTSSSPAARCSMPSRPDAAMTVNGITYPGTADDVWHGYYLHVPGAGEQEMLVDNQTKTPRPTDGVSRPWITKDGWRLGCLASVSNYPGEGFLAISPAGVKYYFDYAIATQIKPYAMSFQGTGSLAPRARIALMASRVEDRFGNWVTYSYTGDKLSSIQSSDGRAIALNYNGDLISSVQANGQTWTYGYELSTAYPTPQGAYRLKTVTQPDGSQWIYSIASGNMLPTREPPAGGGASNCASEPDPMNGAVSLQVAHPSGAVGVFAFGYERQYRNHTPIIRCAVPAGQQPPVPYVPGYFDNYVLTSKTVTGPGLAQQTWNYAADTPATKFYTSGQATDPCPTCVPSKTVKVTNPDGTATAYEFGFMYGLNDGRLLSTTALDASGNTLSKTSNSYFADGDVAAQPFPAEMGQSLLGIPNPLTNVLRPLRIRTIVQDGVSYTWTANGFDAFARTLNVTRASPWHSRTDATEYYDDLGKWILGQSAKSTNSDTGLVESQTSFDGNAMPAQRWSFGKLRLSLSYNSDGTLATAKDGNANTTTLSNWKRGVPQSIRYADGTTESATVNDSGWITSTTDENGYTTSYGYDTMGRLSSIAYPANDTVSWNATTQAFEQVSGSEYGLDAGHWRQTVATGNARKLTYFDALWRPVLTREFDAGNEAATQRFQKFAYDYDGRTTFSSYPGSSDTLSTGTWTEYDALGRTTSVSQDSELGLLTTRTEYLSGIRTLVTNPRGQQTTTGFQVFDQPDYSKPVWIMHPEGAVTEIPHDVFGKTLAIHRRNGDSSLAVTRNYVYDDYQQLCKTVEPETGATVMDYDAAGNLAWSAGGQSYTSTSSCNRTDVAASAKVGRSYDARNHLATLAFPDGVGNQSFVYTADGLPAQVTTNNSNGGNAVVNTYTYNKRRLLLSESMTQPGSSGLSLVYAYTADGHPAGVTYPSGLALNYAPNALGQATQANGYALGVSYYPNGAIKQFTYGNGIVHTMAQNARQLPSRSSDSGGGNPLDLGYTYDANGNVGAITDYARGRQTRSMGYDGLDRLISTQSAMFGGDNLARYSYNVLDDLTAVKVGGSRDYSYFYNANRQLLSVNNSSDNSAVIGLSYDAQGNLSNKNGVNYVFDKGNRLREVTGVETYRYDAQGRRVLASSPSLGDIVSLYGQDGVLRYQRDERVGKISEYVYLGGSLLAKVSNLPTLASPSVTVPGYSSSGSYAVQWTTVASANRYELQEQAGGGNWAALYSGTATSQAISGKSAGSYAYRARACLGSYCGAWSATATAVVQFAPSDAPSISVPATGVVGNYTISWGTVTGAATYSLEESANGGNWSVSYSGSAQSNAYSGKAAGSYAYRVRGCNPAGCGPYSGTGTVQAVYAPGSAPSLSAPATNTTGSYTLSWSTVATTVSYNLEESSDGGGNWSGIASVGGTSAGVSGRGAGTYLYRIKACNAAGCGPYSGNASTQVIFAPSGAPSLSAPASAGVNGYTVSWSGVATASSYTLEESANGGGWTATQNANATSQAFSGKGNGSYAYRAKACNVAGCGPYSNTQTTVVNTSPPATPSFNSGYRYLNTSPVRFELDWTASARATRYEITGAVSYSGPNTNVTLNKTGSVNTVQVRACNDNGCSAWSAAFTPTAEGGKGK from the coding sequence ATGTTCAAGGCGAGGCTGGTGATCGGCATGGTATTGCTATGCCTGTGCGCGCGCGTTTACGCGGCGGACGACGTGGCGCCCTACGAGGAATACGAAAAGAAAATCAAGGCGTCGCAGGTGGTCGGCCCATTGAAGGGCGACATCTTCGGCGAAAGCGTCAGCCTGTACGACCGTAGCGTGAGCTTCCACGCGACCGATGTGAGCGTGCCTGGCAACAATGCACTGCCGGTCTCGCTCGGACGCGAGTTCAAGGTGATGAACCGTCGCCAGGAGTACGTCGCGAAAGGGTTTGGCGACTGGGAAATCGACACGCCGCGTGTTTACGGCGAGTTCCTGGCCGAAAAGGGTTGGATGACGACCAGCAGTTCGCCCGCGGCGCGTTGCTCCATGCCGAGTCGGCCGGATGCGGCGATGACGGTCAACGGCATCACCTATCCCGGCACCGCCGATGATGTCTGGCATGGCTACTACCTGCATGTCCCGGGAGCCGGCGAGCAGGAAATGCTGGTCGATAACCAAACCAAGACGCCGCGCCCCACCGACGGCGTCAGCCGTCCCTGGATCACCAAGGATGGCTGGCGCCTGGGCTGCCTGGCTAGCGTCAGCAACTACCCAGGCGAAGGATTTCTCGCCATCTCGCCGGCGGGAGTCAAGTACTACTTCGACTATGCCATTGCGACGCAAATCAAGCCCTACGCCATGTCGTTTCAGGGGACCGGGAGCTTGGCGCCTCGCGCGCGCATCGCACTGATGGCCAGCCGTGTCGAGGATCGCTTCGGCAATTGGGTGACGTACAGCTACACCGGCGACAAGCTGTCCTCGATCCAATCCAGCGACGGTCGTGCCATCGCGCTGAACTACAACGGCGATCTGATCAGCAGCGTCCAGGCCAACGGTCAGACTTGGACCTATGGGTACGAACTCAGTACGGCGTATCCGACGCCGCAGGGCGCCTATCGCCTGAAGACGGTCACCCAGCCTGATGGGTCGCAGTGGATCTACAGCATCGCCAGCGGCAACATGCTGCCGACGCGCGAGCCGCCGGCCGGCGGCGGCGCCAGCAACTGCGCATCCGAGCCAGACCCGATGAATGGCGCGGTGTCGTTGCAGGTCGCGCATCCGTCGGGCGCTGTCGGCGTTTTTGCCTTCGGTTACGAGCGCCAATACCGCAATCACACACCCATCATCCGGTGCGCAGTGCCTGCCGGGCAGCAACCCCCTGTTCCTTATGTGCCTGGCTATTTCGACAACTACGTCCTGACGTCAAAGACGGTGACGGGGCCGGGCCTGGCACAGCAGACCTGGAACTATGCTGCCGACACGCCTGCCACGAAGTTCTACACCTCGGGTCAAGCCACCGATCCCTGCCCGACGTGTGTACCGAGCAAGACGGTCAAAGTCACCAATCCCGACGGTACAGCCACGGCTTACGAGTTCGGCTTCATGTACGGGCTGAACGACGGACGCCTGCTGAGCACCACGGCGCTGGATGCCAGCGGCAATACGCTGTCCAAGACCAGCAATAGCTATTTCGCCGACGGCGACGTGGCCGCGCAGCCGTTTCCGGCCGAGATGGGCCAATCCTTGCTCGGCATTCCCAATCCGCTGACCAATGTGCTGCGGCCGCTGCGTATCAGGACCATCGTGCAGGACGGTGTCTCCTATACCTGGACCGCCAATGGTTTCGATGCCTTTGCGCGGACGCTCAACGTCACCCGTGCAAGCCCGTGGCACTCGCGGACGGATGCGACCGAGTACTACGACGACCTGGGAAAGTGGATCCTTGGCCAGAGCGCAAAGAGCACCAACAGCGATACGGGACTGGTGGAGTCGCAGACCAGCTTCGACGGCAATGCGATGCCGGCGCAGCGCTGGTCGTTCGGCAAGTTGCGCCTAAGCCTGAGCTACAACAGCGACGGTACGCTGGCGACGGCGAAGGATGGCAACGCCAACACCACCACGCTGTCCAACTGGAAGCGCGGCGTTCCGCAATCGATCCGCTATGCCGACGGCACAACCGAATCGGCCACGGTCAACGATAGCGGCTGGATCACCTCGACCACGGACGAGAACGGCTACACCACCAGCTATGGCTACGACACCATGGGCCGGTTGTCGAGCATTGCCTATCCGGCCAACGACACCGTTTCCTGGAACGCCACCACGCAGGCATTCGAGCAGGTCAGCGGCAGCGAGTACGGGCTGGATGCCGGCCATTGGCGGCAGACCGTGGCCACCGGAAACGCGCGCAAGCTGACCTATTTCGATGCGCTATGGCGCCCGGTGCTGACCCGTGAGTTCGATGCCGGCAACGAAGCCGCGACGCAGCGTTTCCAGAAGTTCGCCTACGACTACGACGGCCGCACCACCTTCAGTTCCTATCCCGGCAGCAGCGATACGCTCAGTACGGGGACCTGGACCGAGTACGACGCTCTTGGCCGTACCACGTCGGTCTCGCAGGATAGCGAATTGGGCCTGTTGACGACACGGACCGAATACTTGAGTGGTATCCGGACCCTGGTGACCAATCCTCGTGGCCAACAGACCACCACAGGCTTCCAGGTATTCGACCAACCGGACTACAGCAAGCCGGTGTGGATCATGCATCCGGAAGGCGCCGTTACCGAGATTCCGCATGATGTGTTCGGCAAGACCTTGGCGATCCATCGCCGCAATGGCGACAGCTCGCTGGCGGTGACCCGAAACTACGTCTACGACGACTACCAGCAACTATGCAAGACCGTCGAACCGGAGACCGGCGCGACGGTGATGGACTACGATGCCGCCGGCAACCTGGCCTGGTCGGCCGGCGGGCAGAGCTACACCTCGACGTCCTCGTGCAATCGCACCGACGTCGCCGCCAGCGCCAAGGTCGGCAGAAGTTACGACGCACGCAACCACCTGGCCACGCTGGCGTTCCCCGACGGTGTCGGCAACCAGTCCTTCGTCTACACCGCCGATGGCCTGCCGGCACAGGTCACCACCAACAACAGCAACGGCGGCAACGCCGTGGTTAACACGTATACCTACAACAAGCGCCGCCTGCTGCTGAGCGAGAGCATGACGCAACCAGGTTCCAGCGGCTTGAGCCTCGTTTATGCCTATACGGCCGATGGCCATCCGGCCGGGGTCACCTATCCATCGGGACTGGCGTTGAACTATGCGCCCAATGCCCTGGGCCAGGCGACCCAGGCCAATGGCTATGCGCTGGGCGTGAGCTACTACCCCAACGGGGCGATCAAGCAGTTCACCTACGGCAACGGCATCGTGCACACCATGGCGCAGAACGCACGCCAGTTGCCGTCTCGCAGCAGCGACAGCGGCGGCGGCAATCCGCTCGACCTGGGCTATACCTATGACGCCAACGGCAACGTCGGCGCCATCACGGATTACGCGCGTGGGCGGCAGACGCGAAGCATGGGCTACGACGGCCTGGATCGTCTGATCAGCACGCAGTCGGCGATGTTCGGTGGCGACAACCTAGCGCGCTACAGCTACAACGTGCTCGATGACCTGACGGCGGTCAAGGTGGGTGGCAGCCGCGACTACAGCTATTTCTACAACGCCAACCGGCAACTGCTGAGCGTGAACAACAGTTCCGACAATTCGGCGGTGATCGGCCTGAGCTACGACGCGCAGGGCAACCTGTCCAACAAGAACGGCGTCAACTACGTGTTCGACAAGGGCAACCGCCTGCGCGAGGTCACCGGCGTGGAAACCTACCGCTACGACGCGCAAGGCCGCCGCGTGCTGGCGAGCAGCCCAAGCCTGGGCGACATCGTCTCGCTGTACGGGCAAGACGGCGTGCTGCGCTATCAGCGCGACGAGCGCGTCGGCAAGATTTCCGAGTACGTCTACCTGGGCGGCAGCCTGCTGGCCAAGGTCAGCAACCTGCCGACGCTGGCCTCGCCCAGCGTGACGGTTCCCGGCTACAGCAGCTCCGGCAGCTACGCCGTGCAGTGGACGACGGTAGCCTCGGCCAACCGCTACGAGCTGCAGGAGCAGGCCGGCGGCGGGAACTGGGCGGCGCTGTATTCAGGCACCGCGACCAGCCAGGCGATCTCCGGTAAGTCGGCCGGCAGCTATGCCTATCGCGCGCGCGCCTGCCTGGGCAGCTACTGTGGCGCGTGGAGCGCGACCGCAACGGCCGTGGTGCAGTTCGCGCCCAGCGACGCGCCCAGCATCAGCGTGCCCGCCACCGGTGTGGTCGGCAACTACACCATCAGTTGGGGTACGGTCACCGGCGCGGCCACTTACTCGCTGGAGGAAAGCGCCAACGGCGGCAACTGGAGCGTGTCCTACAGCGGCAGCGCGCAGAGCAACGCCTACAGCGGCAAGGCCGCCGGCAGCTACGCCTACCGCGTGCGGGGCTGCAATCCCGCCGGCTGCGGCCCGTACTCGGGGACCGGCACGGTGCAGGCGGTCTATGCGCCGGGCTCGGCGCCGTCGTTGAGTGCGCCAGCGACCAACACCACCGGCAGCTACACGCTCAGCTGGAGCACGGTCGCCACCACGGTCAGCTACAACCTGGAAGAGAGCAGCGACGGCGGCGGCAACTGGAGCGGGATCGCCTCGGTGGGCGGGACCAGCGCAGGCGTCAGCGGTCGCGGCGCCGGCACCTACCTTTACCGGATCAAGGCGTGCAACGCGGCCGGCTGTGGGCCGTACTCGGGCAACGCCTCCACGCAGGTCATCTTCGCCCCTTCCGGCGCCCCCAGCCTGAGCGCTCCGGCCAGTGCCGGCGTCAACGGCTACACAGTGAGCTGGAGCGGCGTGGCCACCGCCAGCAGCTACACGCTGGAAGAAAGCGCCAATGGCGGTGGCTGGACGGCCACGCAGAACGCCAACGCCACCAGCCAGGCCTTCTCCGGCAAGGGCAACGGCAGCTATGCCTACCGGGCCAAGGCCTGCAACGTGGCCGGCTGCGGACCCTACTCCAACACCCAGACCACGGTGGTGAATACCTCCCCGCCGGCGACGCCATCGTTCAACAGCGGCTACCGCTACCTCAATACGTCGCCGGTGAGGTTCGAACTCGACTGGACCGCCAGCGCGCGCGCAACGCGTTACGAGATCACGGGTGCTGTCAGCTATTCCGGCCCCAACACCAACGTGACATTGAACAAGACCGGCTCGGTCAACACCGTGCAGGTACGTGCCTGCAACGACAACGGCTGTTCGGCGTGGTCGGCGGCTTTCACGCCGACGGCGGAAGGGGGGAAGGGCAAGTGA
- the coaD gene encoding pantetheine-phosphate adenylyltransferase, whose translation MTVAHSRIAVYPGTFDPITNGHIDLVNRAAPLFEQVIVGVAQSPSKGPTLPLELRVSLAREALAGHRNVEVLGFDTLLAHFVRSVGGGVLLRGLRAVSDFEYEFQMASMNRHLIPEVETLFLTPAEQHSFISSSLVREIARLGGDVSGFVPPSVVQALVQARQAAAQR comes from the coding sequence ATGACCGTGGCCCATAGCCGCATCGCCGTCTATCCCGGCACCTTCGATCCGATCACCAACGGCCATATCGATCTGGTCAACCGTGCCGCGCCGCTGTTCGAGCAGGTGATCGTGGGCGTGGCGCAGAGCCCGTCCAAGGGGCCGACCCTGCCGCTGGAACTGCGCGTGTCGCTGGCCCGCGAGGCGCTGGCCGGGCACCGTAACGTGGAAGTGCTGGGCTTCGATACCCTGCTGGCGCATTTCGTGCGGTCGGTCGGCGGCGGCGTGCTGCTGCGCGGCCTGCGCGCGGTCTCCGATTTCGAATACGAGTTCCAGATGGCGAGCATGAACCGGCATCTGATCCCGGAGGTGGAGACGCTGTTCCTCACCCCGGCCGAGCAACACAGCTTCATTTCGTCCTCGTTGGTGCGCGAGATCGCGCGCCTGGGCGGGGATGTCTCCGGCTTCGTGCCGCCGTCGGTGGTGCAGGCGCTGGTCCAGGCCCGCCAGGCCGCCGCGCAGCGCTGA
- a CDS encoding Ldh family oxidoreductase — MNRSDTIPLSLDQATTLVERILTHNGFSPAHVQALTHTIVAGERDGCASHGLYRTLGCVATLRNGKVMGDAEPVVHDHAPGIVRVDARGGFSLLAFERGLPLLIEKTRANGLAALAINHCVHFSALWPEVERITDAGLVALICNPSHAWVTPAGGRTPLLGTNPLAFGWPRMDAPPFVFDFATSAVARGEIELRRRAGQSIPEGWGVDAAGAPTTDPAAVADGGAMLTFGGHKGSALSAMIELIAGPLIGDLTSAESLAHDAGAGAAPYHGELILALDPARFLGADRAAHLARAEAFFAAYEATGARLPSQRRYQARARSHSEGVQIPQALYQDLLALLD; from the coding sequence ATGAACCGCAGCGACACCATCCCCCTGTCCCTGGACCAGGCCACCACCCTGGTCGAACGCATCCTGACCCACAACGGCTTCAGCCCGGCGCACGTGCAGGCGCTCACCCACACCATCGTCGCCGGCGAACGCGACGGCTGCGCCTCGCATGGGCTGTACCGGACCCTGGGTTGCGTGGCGACGCTGCGCAACGGCAAGGTGATGGGCGATGCCGAGCCTGTCGTGCACGACCATGCGCCCGGCATCGTCCGGGTCGATGCGCGCGGCGGGTTTTCGCTGCTGGCGTTCGAGCGCGGGCTGCCGCTGTTGATCGAGAAGACCCGTGCCAATGGCCTGGCAGCACTGGCAATCAACCATTGCGTGCATTTCTCCGCGCTGTGGCCGGAAGTCGAGCGCATCACCGATGCCGGGCTGGTCGCGCTGATCTGCAATCCCAGCCACGCCTGGGTCACGCCGGCCGGCGGGCGTACGCCGCTGCTGGGCACCAACCCGCTGGCGTTCGGCTGGCCGCGCATGGATGCGCCGCCGTTCGTGTTCGACTTCGCCACCAGTGCGGTGGCGCGCGGCGAAATCGAGCTGCGCCGCCGCGCCGGCCAGTCGATTCCCGAGGGCTGGGGCGTGGACGCCGCTGGTGCACCGACCACCGATCCGGCCGCGGTCGCCGACGGTGGCGCGATGCTGACCTTCGGCGGACACAAGGGCTCGGCGCTGTCGGCGATGATCGAGCTGATCGCCGGCCCCTTGATCGGCGACCTCACCAGCGCCGAATCGCTGGCCCACGACGCCGGCGCCGGCGCGGCGCCCTACCACGGCGAATTGATTTTGGCGCTGGATCCGGCGCGCTTTCTTGGGGCCGACCGCGCCGCGCACCTGGCCCGTGCGGAAGCGTTCTTTGCCGCCTACGAGGCCACCGGGGCGCGGCTGCCTTCGCAGCGGCGTTACCAGGCGCGGGCACGCAGTCACAGCGAAGGCGTGCAGATTCCGCAGGCCCTGTATCAGGACCTGCTGGCCTTGCTCGATTGA